AGAGGGGCATAACGCCCAATGTCTTCAATGTACCGTCCGTCGCGCGGGCTGCGAGAGTCCGTCGCGACAATGGCGTAAACCGGACGCTTGTTCCGGCCCATCCTTTTCAGTCGAAGCTTAACTGCCACTGTATTTCGAGAGTGTGTTGGTGTTATCAGTTGACGCGTCCCATGAGACTCGACAGGTCGACCGAACGGCCCTTGCCCATCATCCTCGTCATGGTCTTCATCATCTTTTTCATGTCCCTGAACTGTTTCAGCAATTGATTCACGTCGCGGACCTCGACACCACTGCCATCCGCAATGCGGCGGCGGCGACTGCCGTTGATGATGTCCGGATTCTGTCGTTCTTCCCGGGTCATGGACTGGATGATGGCTTCAATGTGCTTGAACGCATCGTCGTCGATATCCAGATCCTTCACCTTCCGTCCGACACCCGGAATCATTCCCACGAGATCCGTGAGTGACCCCATTTTCTTGAGGCGATCCAGCTGGTCCAGGAAATCCTCGAGGTCGAATTTCTCCGACCCGATCTTGGAGCGCAGCTTCTCAGCCTGCTTTTCGTCAAACTGTTCCTGGGCTTTCTCAACGAACGATACAACATCGCCCATGCCCAATATGCGTTGCGCCATCCGCTCAGGATAGAACGGCGTCAACGCATCCATTTTCTCACCGGTCGAAGCAAACTTGATGGGCTTGTCCACCACGCGTCGAATGGATAGCGCGGCGCCACCGCGCGTATCGCCATCGAGCTTGGTCAGGACAACGCCGTCAAAATCCAGTCGGCTGTTGAATTCAACCGCGGTATTGACAGCGTCTTGCCCGGTCATGGCATCGACCACGAACAGGATTTCATTCGGATTCACCGCGGCTTTGATCTCCGCGACTTCCGTCATCATCCGTTCGTCGACATGAAGGCGACCTGCCGTATCGATAATGACTATGTCCCTTGCCTGCTTGCGCGCCTCGGAAACGGCTTCGCGGGCAATGCGGACGGCGTCCTGAACGACTTGTCCTCCTTCTTCGAGCGAAAACACGGGCACTTCGACCTGCTTGGCCAGCATCTTCAACTGATCGACAGCTGCCGGACGGTAAACGTCAGCTGCGGCCAGAAGTGGTGCATGACCCAGGCTCTTGAAGTGCCGTGCCAGTTTTCCGGCAAACGTGGTCTTACCCGAGCCCTGCAGACCTGCAATCAGGATGACCGTGGGCGGCTTGGTCGAGAACGTGACATCGGCCTGCGTCCCTCCCAGAAAATGAACAAGTTCGTCATAGACGATCTTGACCATTTGCTGGCCCGGGGACACGGATGAAAGGACATCCACGCCTTCTGCCTGCTTCCTGACCCGTTCCGTGAACTCACGGGCCACCTGGTAATTGACGTCCGCATCCAGAAGCGCCCGCCGAATTTCGCGCATGGATTCCGCGATATTCAGATCGGTAATGCGGCCTTGGCCCGTAATGGACTTCAGCGCGCCTTCCAGCTTTTCTGATAGACTGTCAAACATGCAGGTTGCGTTCGATCGGGTATGTGCTCAATGCTGAAACAGCATAGACAGGAAAAAGTACGAAATTTATTGGTTTAACGCAGGTATCAGAATGATTTATCTGCATCTTCACCGGATGCGCCCCGCTCCCGGATAAGGTCCCGGGACTCCACTGCATGCCGGAGGTGCGGGATGACAATCGAACCGCCGACGATCAATGCGATATTCATGGCGTCGTCCAGTTCCGCATCCGAAAATCCGGCTTCAATACATTGCAGCAGGTGATAGTCAATACAATCATTGCATCGCAGGACCATGGATGCCACCAGGCCCAGCAGTTCTTTCGTCTTCCCGGACAGGGCACCATCCGCGTATGCGTTCGTATCGAGGTTGAAAAACCGCTTTATTCCCAGGTGATTACCGTGATTCAGGATGCGGTCGTTCATGCGCGCCCTGTACGCTTCAAACTCGTCAAGTCGATTGGTCATGGATCCCAGTGATGAAAAATGGCGCCTCCGGAGACATTTCCGGGAGCGACGGCTGGCACTGTCCGATCAAGCGTGGTCGGACGGTTCACGTGATTTGTGTGAACGGTTGAAGTCGCATCCAACGCTGGCCCATGCGGGCCGGATTCATGCGTTCTGGCCCATTCATCAAAAACGGGAAGTGGACATCCGTCCGGCGTTGCGTGATTGGCTGGCCGAAGGTCGCACCATCTGGTTGCCGATCGTGAAGGGCAATGCACTGGTCTCCGGAAGATTTGAGAACGAGCACGTGTTGCAGGCCGGGGCCTACGGGGTGCTCGAGCCTTCGGTGGACCCGACTTTCTCATGGGAGCAGATGGATGCCATCCTCGTTCCAGCCCTTGCCGTTGACCATGACGGTTGGCGACTGGGTTATGGCGGCGGATTCTATGACCGGTTGCTGGCTGGTGTGCACGTTCCGACCGTGTGCCCGATCTTTGCCTGGGAAAGGGTTCCGTCCCTCCCCCACGAGGCCCACGATGTCCGCGTGACCCATACGGTGACAGCGTAACCTCCGGCACATACACGCGTAAGCACGCACATGGCTGCACACACACGAACATCCCAACGTCCCAGCGACACGTCCTCCTACTTCGAGGACGAAATGCACGATCTCGAATCTCTTTCCGAGGGCGAACTCGAAGCCTTGTTGTTCGAGGAAGAGCCGGAAGAATCGAAGAGCTTCCTGAACCTGCCTACACTTACGGGGCTCTCCATCATCCTGGTCGGCATCGCGTACATCTTCCAGCAGATGGGACTGTGGGGCAACGGCATAGACCTTACCGGACTGGCACAGATGCTTCCCTGGCTGGGCGGAATCCTGATCATCCTCCTCGGTTTCGGTGTCCTGTCCTGGCGCCCCGGTCAAAACCGGAAAAAACAGAAGGCCGAAAAGAAACTGGCCAAGTCCCTCGCCAAATCACAGAAACGTCGCAGTGAAGCTACCTCCACGGGTTCTGATCGCCGACGTCTTACCAAATCCAGGGACAAGAAACTGGCCGGCGTGGCATCGGGAATCGCCGAATATTTCGGAATTGACCCGACGCTGGTCCGCATTGCCTTTGTTGTGGGAACGGTGGCCACGGGCGGTGGACCGTTCCTTCTCGGCTATTTGATCATGGCATTCGTCATGCCGAATCCGGACAAACCGCAAAAGCCTTCGCTTGACGAGCGGATTACCATCATTCGAGACAGCTGACACCCCCTTATATGAGCGGAAAACTCAAAAAATCGTCACACGACAAGATGATTGCCGGCGTTTGCGGTGGCATCGCTGAATATTTCGACATCGATCCGACCCTCGTTCGTGTCGCATATGTCGTACTCAGCCTTCTTTCCACGGGCTTCCCCGGATTGCTCATCTACATCATCCTGGCATTCGTAATGCCGGACAGATAGGACAGCGGCCCTGTTCAATCGGTCGGGATCCGCTCGCCGGCACTGCACGTCCACAGCGCAGAAGGGTCCAACCATTCCCGGATAATCCGATTCACGTCTTCGGCGCGGAGATGGTGCAGTCGTACAGGCCACTCATCCAGTTCCTTCGCCGGCATACCCAACTCCATGTGACGACGGATGCGCCCCGCCATTCCACCGGTCGTGCCCAGGTGAACGAGCCAACTTCCAGCCATCGTTTGCACCACTTCCTCCAGTTCCTCCGGGCTGATGCCTCCCGTAACGAACCGCTCGATTTCCTCGTGTGTCCGCCGCAAGCCCCGGTCGAGATTTTCCTGGCTCAATGATATCCGGGTTACCCATGCGCCGCTGACGTCGCGATCGAAGCCCTGAAGACCCGATCCGACCCCGTACGTGAGTCCATCCTGGTCCCTGACCGTACTCATGAGCCTGGACGAGAAGTTGCCGCCCAGCACGAATACCGCCACCGACAGGGCATCGAAGTCCGGATGGGACCGGTCCAATCCCAGCGCATGGCCAATCCGGACATCCAGGTTCTTGCGATCCGCTACCATGACATGCTCCTGCCCTCCCGTCGCACGTGCCGCGTGCAGGAACGTCCTCGCAGGGACGTCCCGAACCGGCCGACCGTGCAGGTGGGTTTCAGCAAGCTCCTGGACCATCCCCGGCTGGACATCCCCGACCACGGCCATGTGCAACGGCGACGGACGTAACCGCGACATGGCAAACGACCGGAATTCCTGGAAGTCGAGTTCCTGCAGTACGGCCAGCCTCGCGTCAATGCCCGGGTCATGATTGGGGTGCGTTTCCGGAAACAGACGAGCCGCCAAAGCCGTCCCGGCCTGCGAAGCGGTGTCGCTTTTCTCCCGCATGATATGGGTCCGCAGGCGACCGGCCGCAAGGCTGATTTCAGGTTCAGGATAGGCCGCCTCCCAGAGGCACTCTGCAACGATCGGAAACAGCTCGCCGAAATCCCGCGTGAGGCATCGAAGGCCAGCCCGCATCTGCAAGCCGTCTGTGGCGACATTGAAATCGGCTCCACGATCCTCGAACAAGGCTGACAGGTCCGCTTTTGATCGGTTTACCGTGCCCTTGTCCATGAGCATGGATGCCAGATCGGTCCATACGACTTCCGCATTCGTGGTCCCCACCGATAAGGGCCACGAAAGCCGCAACGATACCACCTCCTCCACATCGGCCTTGAGGCATCGAATGCGGGAGGCATCCGTCTCTATCTCGACAATCCGCTCATGCATGGGTGGGCAACACGTCCAGGATCCGTTCGGTCACGTCAGCCAGCGATCCCACGCCATCGACTTCACGAAGCAGTCCCCGCTTCGCATACCACTCCGCAACCGGCCACGTCTCCGCGTGATACGTTCGCAATCGGGAGAGCACCGCTTCAGGTTCGTCATCCGTCCGCTGGACGATGAGGGAAGGGTCCATTCCGGTGGGCGGAGGGTTCAAGTCCGGGCTGAAGCTCTCACCGGTGATCTTGTTGATGCGGCGGCCCGAAAGTCGCTCCACAATGCGATGGTCCGGAACGTTCAGGCTGATGACGGCATGGAGCGGCGCGTTGGCGTCTTCCAGGAAGGCATCCAGCCACTCGGCCTGTTGCCGGGTACGGGGGTATCCATCCAGGATGAAGTTCCGGAAGCCGGTGGCTTCGATGGCCTCGTTGGCCAGATCGCGCACGACGTCATCGGGGACGAGCCCACCGCGATGGACAATCGTCGCCGCCTTCATACCAAGCGGAGTTCCTTCCCGGATGGCCGTACGGATGAGGTTTCCAGTGGAAATGATGTCCAGGCCAAATCGCTCCTTGAGCTTTTTCGCCTGCGTACCCTTTCCCGCACCAGGCGGCCCGAACAATACCAATCGCATGAATTCAACGTGTTGGGTGGAATCTGCAAGTTACGGCAGCCGGTGCAGATGTGTCCGCGA
The Rhodothermales bacterium genome window above contains:
- the ffh gene encoding signal recognition particle protein, with product MFDSLSEKLEGALKSITGQGRITDLNIAESMREIRRALLDADVNYQVAREFTERVRKQAEGVDVLSSVSPGQQMVKIVYDELVHFLGGTQADVTFSTKPPTVILIAGLQGSGKTTFAGKLARHFKSLGHAPLLAAADVYRPAAVDQLKMLAKQVEVPVFSLEEGGQVVQDAVRIAREAVSEARKQARDIVIIDTAGRLHVDERMMTEVAEIKAAVNPNEILFVVDAMTGQDAVNTAVEFNSRLDFDGVVLTKLDGDTRGGAALSIRRVVDKPIKFASTGEKMDALTPFYPERMAQRILGMGDVVSFVEKAQEQFDEKQAEKLRSKIGSEKFDLEDFLDQLDRLKKMGSLTDLVGMIPGVGRKVKDLDIDDDAFKHIEAIIQSMTREERQNPDIINGSRRRRIADGSGVEVRDVNQLLKQFRDMKKMMKTMTRMMGKGRSVDLSSLMGRVN
- a CDS encoding carboxymuconolactone decarboxylase family protein, whose product is MTNRLDEFEAYRARMNDRILNHGNHLGIKRFFNLDTNAYADGALSGKTKELLGLVASMVLRCNDCIDYHLLQCIEAGFSDAELDDAMNIALIVGGSIVIPHLRHAVESRDLIRERGASGEDADKSF
- a CDS encoding 5-formyltetrahydrofolate cyclo-ligase — protein: MDPSDEKWRLRRHFRERRLALSDQAWSDGSRDLCERLKSHPTLAHAGRIHAFWPIHQKREVDIRPALRDWLAEGRTIWLPIVKGNALVSGRFENEHVLQAGAYGVLEPSVDPTFSWEQMDAILVPALAVDHDGWRLGYGGGFYDRLLAGVHVPTVCPIFAWERVPSLPHEAHDVRVTHTVTA
- a CDS encoding PspC domain-containing protein, whose product is MAAHTRTSQRPSDTSSYFEDEMHDLESLSEGELEALLFEEEPEESKSFLNLPTLTGLSIILVGIAYIFQQMGLWGNGIDLTGLAQMLPWLGGILIILLGFGVLSWRPGQNRKKQKAEKKLAKSLAKSQKRRSEATSTGSDRRRLTKSRDKKLAGVASGIAEYFGIDPTLVRIAFVVGTVATGGGPFLLGYLIMAFVMPNPDKPQKPSLDERITIIRDS
- a CDS encoding PspC domain-containing protein — encoded protein: MSGKLKKSSHDKMIAGVCGGIAEYFDIDPTLVRVAYVVLSLLSTGFPGLLIYIILAFVMPDR
- a CDS encoding pitrilysin family protein, which encodes MHERIVEIETDASRIRCLKADVEEVVSLRLSWPLSVGTTNAEVVWTDLASMLMDKGTVNRSKADLSALFEDRGADFNVATDGLQMRAGLRCLTRDFGELFPIVAECLWEAAYPEPEISLAAGRLRTHIMREKSDTASQAGTALAARLFPETHPNHDPGIDARLAVLQELDFQEFRSFAMSRLRPSPLHMAVVGDVQPGMVQELAETHLHGRPVRDVPARTFLHAARATGGQEHVMVADRKNLDVRIGHALGLDRSHPDFDALSVAVFVLGGNFSSRLMSTVRDQDGLTYGVGSGLQGFDRDVSGAWVTRISLSQENLDRGLRRTHEEIERFVTGGISPEELEEVVQTMAGSWLVHLGTTGGMAGRIRRHMELGMPAKELDEWPVRLHHLRAEDVNRIIREWLDPSALWTCSAGERIPTD
- a CDS encoding adenylate kinase — protein: MRLVLFGPPGAGKGTQAKKLKERFGLDIISTGNLIRTAIREGTPLGMKAATIVHRGGLVPDDVVRDLANEAIEATGFRNFILDGYPRTRQQAEWLDAFLEDANAPLHAVISLNVPDHRIVERLSGRRINKITGESFSPDLNPPPTGMDPSLIVQRTDDEPEAVLSRLRTYHAETWPVAEWYAKRGLLREVDGVGSLADVTERILDVLPTHA